The following coding sequences lie in one Pontibacter sp. G13 genomic window:
- a CDS encoding flavin reductase family protein, whose translation MMKSIDPAHTPVPELHQFLVGAVAPRPIAFVSTMTEDGKPNLAPYSFFNVYSSNPPTLVFSSNRRVQGNTTKDTLHNVQATGEAVVNIVNYDIVHQMTLASVEYDSEVNEFEKSGLTPIESELVEPFRVAESPVQLECKVKEIKPLGDHGGAGNLVICEIVRLHINEDILDEKGRIDPFKADLMGRMGRAFYVRANGEAVFPIYRHVRELSLGFDKLPTHIRESNVLTGNDLARLAGVLEIPAADPEIKTDPEVMNALAGNSQDRDLRLHRYAKELVEEGEIDKAWQVLLADHA comes from the coding sequence ATGATGAAATCCATCGATCCAGCCCATACACCCGTTCCGGAACTCCATCAATTTCTGGTCGGCGCAGTTGCTCCACGTCCTATCGCATTCGTCAGTACCATGACGGAAGATGGAAAGCCCAATCTGGCGCCCTATTCCTTCTTTAACGTCTATAGCTCCAACCCGCCGACCTTGGTTTTTTCCTCCAATCGTCGAGTTCAGGGAAATACTACCAAGGACACGCTGCACAATGTCCAGGCTACTGGAGAAGCTGTCGTCAATATCGTGAATTACGATATCGTACATCAGATGACCCTAGCAAGCGTCGAATATGACTCAGAGGTCAACGAGTTTGAGAAATCTGGTCTGACCCCGATTGAGTCCGAATTGGTCGAGCCATTTCGCGTAGCAGAATCGCCTGTGCAACTGGAATGCAAGGTGAAGGAAATCAAGCCGCTAGGAGATCATGGTGGCGCTGGTAATCTCGTGATCTGCGAGATCGTCCGACTGCACATCAATGAAGATATCCTGGACGAGAAAGGACGCATCGATCCCTTCAAGGCGGATTTGATGGGACGCATGGGACGTGCTTTTTATGTGCGTGCCAATGGTGAGGCGGTATTCCCCATCTACCGTCATGTCCGAGAGTTGTCGTTGGGATTTGACAAGCTCCCAACCCACATCCGCGAAAGCAATGTCCTCACCGGAAATGATCTCGCCAGACTGGCCGGTGTGCTGGAAATTCCTGCCGCCGACCCCGAAATCAAGACCGATCCAGAAGTTATGAACGCACTTGCTGGAAATTCCCAAGATCGAGACTTGAGACTGCACAGATACGCCAAAGAGTTGGTAGAAGAAGGCGAAATCGACAAGGCTTGGCAGGTTTTGCTCGCAGATCATGCTTAG
- a CDS encoding NADH-quinone oxidoreductase subunit L has protein sequence MKNLDLLHESIPPGSWEWVALAIWLTPLILFLSQLIVGNKLPRKGSLWSVSLMGVAFALALFLFFGMEDGASLHARWNWITLSGGSSIPMYLTLGIQADSWARLMLVLVTGVAWLVLIYSVSYMKGDPELARYWAYLGLFCFAMLGIVLADGLVMLFVNWELVGVSSYLLIGYYRHTAEAASASQQAFLVNRIGDAGLLAGMCILLAQLGTLDFSAMWSMIEHSQFTDGNWQTSILLEDGSSILRTLNIQWVTWAGILLACGAIAKSAQFPLQLWLPDAMAGPTPVSSLLHAATMVAAGVFLLGRISPLLTEQAGALLAIVGAITALMAAIAALTQWDIKRVLAFSTISQLGYMVIGIGVGATDMALFHLVTHAFFKCALFLNAGAVIHALHQAFGHHGPNAQDMRNMGGLKEFLPRTFGVYLPAMLALAGIPLFSGFLSKDGILLGAVHWAQAGVWLRWLVPIAGFLTAGLTAFYMARHAWLIFGGSFRANDHIKDPIHRTDAWMLIPMILLAIASVGFCFSLNPWDGSHSWVLDTISNPGILPQSLGIPSNASHDGHHLVGLISVFLAVAGMGTFWLVSRSKVLVEKTSVWTALSFHHFYQSQLYDWLIIKPVLTISQMLAWFDRVWIDGAVNGLGILVAGERRKDPSLSALAARFDEWGVDGLVRRVIGFFGGIGRAVSKFQLGQFQKYLLALLLGLGALIFLLISIYT, from the coding sequence ATGAAAAATCTGGACCTCTTGCATGAATCTATCCCGCCGGGAAGCTGGGAATGGGTGGCATTGGCCATTTGGCTGACTCCGCTCATATTGTTTCTCAGCCAGTTGATTGTGGGAAACAAGCTCCCCCGGAAAGGCTCGCTCTGGTCGGTCTCTCTGATGGGAGTAGCTTTTGCATTGGCGCTGTTCCTGTTTTTCGGAATGGAAGATGGAGCGTCCCTGCATGCGCGTTGGAATTGGATCACGCTCTCTGGCGGATCTAGCATTCCCATGTATTTGACCCTGGGCATCCAAGCCGATTCATGGGCGCGACTCATGTTGGTACTCGTCACAGGAGTCGCGTGGCTTGTTCTGATATATTCTGTGTCATATATGAAAGGAGACCCCGAACTCGCTCGATACTGGGCGTATTTGGGGCTTTTCTGCTTTGCGATGCTGGGAATCGTTCTGGCAGACGGCCTTGTGATGCTGTTTGTCAATTGGGAGCTGGTGGGAGTGAGTTCCTATTTATTGATAGGCTACTATCGCCACACCGCAGAAGCCGCGAGTGCCAGTCAGCAAGCTTTCCTCGTCAATCGGATTGGGGATGCAGGGCTATTGGCGGGTATGTGCATCTTGTTGGCTCAGTTGGGTACGCTGGATTTTTCGGCTATGTGGTCGATGATCGAGCATAGCCAATTTACAGATGGCAATTGGCAGACCTCCATTTTGTTGGAAGATGGATCATCCATTCTCCGAACCCTGAATATCCAATGGGTGACCTGGGCGGGAATTTTATTGGCTTGCGGAGCCATCGCGAAGTCTGCGCAATTTCCTCTTCAGCTTTGGTTACCTGATGCCATGGCTGGACCGACTCCCGTGAGTTCATTGTTGCATGCTGCGACCATGGTGGCAGCAGGAGTTTTCCTCTTGGGTAGAATTTCACCGCTGCTGACCGAACAAGCGGGGGCTTTGTTGGCGATTGTTGGTGCAATCACTGCATTGATGGCAGCCATTGCTGCTTTGACTCAATGGGACATCAAGCGAGTTTTGGCGTTTTCGACCATTTCGCAGCTTGGATACATGGTGATCGGAATAGGTGTTGGAGCTACGGACATGGCACTTTTTCACCTAGTGACCCATGCATTCTTCAAATGTGCCCTCTTCCTAAATGCTGGAGCCGTAATCCATGCGCTTCACCAGGCCTTTGGACATCACGGTCCGAATGCGCAGGATATGCGCAATATGGGTGGGCTCAAGGAATTTCTCCCTCGGACATTTGGGGTATATCTCCCCGCCATGCTCGCCTTGGCAGGAATTCCGTTGTTCTCTGGCTTCTTGTCCAAGGACGGTATTTTGCTGGGGGCAGTACATTGGGCACAGGCGGGAGTTTGGCTGAGATGGTTGGTCCCAATTGCTGGATTCCTGACGGCAGGTCTTACGGCCTTCTACATGGCTAGACATGCTTGGCTGATATTCGGAGGATCCTTCCGTGCAAATGATCATATCAAAGATCCCATACATCGGACTGATGCTTGGATGCTGATTCCGATGATACTGTTGGCGATTGCGAGTGTCGGGTTTTGCTTCTCCCTGAATCCTTGGGATGGAAGCCATAGTTGGGTGCTTGACACAATTTCCAATCCTGGCATTTTACCTCAATCGCTCGGCATCCCATCCAATGCTTCGCACGATGGACATCATCTAGTCGGGCTTATATCTGTTTTCCTTGCAGTGGCAGGAATGGGAACCTTCTGGTTGGTTTCGCGATCCAAAGTCCTAGTCGAGAAAACTTCAGTCTGGACTGCACTTTCTTTCCACCATTTCTATCAATCCCAATTGTACGATTGGCTGATCATCAAACCCGTTCTGACTATATCTCAGATGTTGGCGTGGTTTGATCGGGTGTGGATAGATGGCGCGGTAAATGGACTCGGCATATTGGTGGCGGGTGAACGCCGCAAGGACCCCAGTCTGTCAGCTTTGGCCGCTAGGTTCGATGAATGGGGGGTGGACGGTCTGGTGAGAAGGGTGATCGGATTCTTTGGAGGAATCGGTCGAGCGGTGTCCAAGTTTCAATTGGGTCAATTCCAGAAATACCTCCTGGCGCTTCTCTTGGGTTTGGGCGCTTTGATTTTCCTGTTGATTAGTATTTACACTTGA